A single Pseudomonadota bacterium DNA region contains:
- a CDS encoding TIGR00303 family protein: MSSPDIITITEDNKAADNFLQLCVRQPPLFICNIATTETAAIPGISAAGASPELTCYTAAADVEALYYGKARCLDKIPENPQGPPSPVIITMAARETLDCPMIIIDAGNSIRPQIPLLVAGQTPGKSITTPLPVENTQELLAQGVMIGDNLGKLGKTLVMGESVPGGTTTALALMEVLGINAFGKISGSMPGNNPSLKEKIITRAMAEKDLVRGSLFSDPLAAVSMMGDPMQIVQAGMALAASRHAPVILGGGTQMLAVAVLIGRLLERQNFDRLPDIHHDRCIAAIKNSRLEHLGIATTSWVSEDKHADIRGLAKQLPAKIPMYAARLNFINSRHKNLQLYEQGFVKEGVGAGALALSAFLYLEMANSDLLPAIETVYERIYLSD; this comes from the coding sequence ATGTCATCTCCTGATATTATCACCATTACCGAAGATAACAAGGCCGCCGACAATTTTCTCCAGCTCTGCGTCAGGCAACCGCCGCTTTTTATCTGCAATATCGCTACCACTGAAACCGCTGCCATTCCCGGCATTTCTGCAGCCGGTGCCAGCCCGGAACTGACTTGTTACACCGCGGCGGCAGATGTAGAAGCACTTTACTATGGCAAGGCCCGTTGCCTGGATAAAATTCCGGAAAATCCCCAGGGACCACCTTCCCCGGTCATCATCACCATGGCTGCCAGGGAAACCTTGGATTGCCCGATGATTATTATTGATGCCGGAAATTCCATCAGGCCACAGATCCCCTTACTGGTAGCCGGGCAGACACCCGGAAAATCAATCACCACTCCACTGCCGGTCGAAAATACCCAGGAGTTACTGGCCCAGGGGGTTATGATCGGGGACAATCTCGGCAAGCTTGGAAAAACACTGGTCATGGGAGAAAGTGTCCCGGGAGGAACCACGACCGCACTGGCCCTGATGGAAGTTTTGGGAATAAACGCTTTTGGCAAGATCAGTGGCAGTATGCCGGGAAACAATCCATCGTTGAAAGAAAAGATTATCACCAGGGCGATGGCAGAAAAAGACCTGGTTCGCGGTTCCCTGTTTTCTGATCCTCTGGCTGCCGTCTCCATGATGGGGGACCCAATGCAGATTGTTCAAGCCGGCATGGCACTGGCGGCCAGTCGCCATGCTCCGGTAATCCTTGGGGGTGGCACCCAAATGCTGGCGGTTGCGGTACTAATCGGCCGGCTCCTCGAACGGCAAAACTTTGACCGACTGCCGGACATACACCATGATCGCTGTATTGCTGCCATTAAAAATTCCCGTTTAGAACACCTGGGAATTGCTACCACTTCCTGGGTTTCAGAAGATAAGCATGCTGATATCAGAGGCCTTGCCAAACAATTGCCGGCTAAGATCCCCATGTATGCCGCGCGATTGAATTTCATAAACTCCAGACACAAAAATCTACAACTTTACGAACAGGGATTTGTCAAGGAAGGGGTCGGCGCCGGAGCCCTGGCCCTGAGCGCATTTTTATATCTTGAAATGGCTAACAGTGACCTGTTGCCTGCCATAGAAACGGTTTATGAGCGCATCTACCTCTCAGACTGA
- a CDS encoding histidine phosphatase family protein, with protein sequence MTMESPTTVFLLRHGQTVNTLDGKFRYNGHIDVEVTDESLETMRSIARQLDAKRITHVYSSNLRRSQAGATMIANQLKLPHSPLPAFREIKMGCWEGLTYDEVKERYPEQIKKKFTDFINYRIPGGETIPEVENRVFNQLDELLHTHSGEQLVIVAHGGINMLIICRALQMEATNIFRLKQDFCCVNQLDYYHDFVQVNLVNSPCLP encoded by the coding sequence AGACGGTCAATACCCTTGATGGCAAATTCCGTTATAACGGGCACATTGATGTTGAGGTAACTGATGAATCTCTGGAAACCATGAGAAGTATTGCCCGACAGCTGGACGCTAAACGGATCACCCACGTCTACTCCAGCAATCTGCGCCGCAGCCAGGCTGGAGCTACCATGATTGCCAATCAACTGAAATTGCCACACTCCCCCCTGCCTGCTTTCAGAGAAATAAAGATGGGTTGCTGGGAGGGTTTAACCTATGACGAAGTCAAGGAACGATACCCTGAACAGATTAAAAAAAAATTCACTGATTTTATCAACTACAGGATTCCTGGTGGTGAAACCATCCCTGAAGTGGAAAACCGGGTCTTTAATCAATTAGATGAACTGCTGCATACCCATAGTGGTGAGCAGCTGGTGATTGTTGCCCATGGCGGCATCAATATGCTGATTATCTGCCGGGCCCTGCAAATGGAAGCAACGAATATATTTCGGCTGAAACAGGATTTTTGCTGTGTCAACCAGCTTGACTACTACCACGATTTTGTCCAGGTAAACTTGGTGAACAGCCCATGTCTTCCTTGA
- a CDS encoding septal ring lytic transglycosylase RlpA family protein gives MSSLNKAQLYWIIILLCTGCLGCMARQSHFDYSLPKQSRLIKSQEGIASWYGKDFHGKKTSNGEIYDMHKLTAAHKELPLGSRVRVTNLENRRQVEVLINDRGPFVRGRIIDLSYAAAKTLDMVDQGTALVRVILISPPAAASKQPDFPLTRYYGIQAGAFANRKNAHELYVKIQVLTKDVFMQTTTCGNKTCYQVRAGWFANRRQAIELSRKLKQKGFDAIIISQNHN, from the coding sequence ATGTCTTCCTTGAATAAAGCCCAGTTATACTGGATAATCATCCTCCTTTGCACCGGTTGTCTGGGCTGTATGGCCAGACAGTCCCACTTTGATTATTCATTACCCAAACAATCCCGGCTGATCAAAAGCCAGGAAGGAATTGCCTCATGGTATGGCAAGGATTTTCATGGGAAAAAAACTTCCAATGGTGAAATCTATGACATGCATAAACTAACGGCTGCTCACAAGGAACTGCCGCTGGGCAGCCGGGTCAGGGTAACTAACCTGGAAAACCGCCGCCAGGTTGAAGTCCTGATCAACGACCGGGGGCCATTTGTCCGCGGACGCATCATTGACCTCTCCTACGCGGCAGCCAAAACCCTTGACATGGTTGATCAGGGAACAGCCCTGGTACGGGTAATATTGATTTCGCCACCAGCAGCAGCAAGCAAACAGCCAGATTTTCCTTTAACCCGCTACTATGGCATCCAGGCCGGAGCTTTTGCCAATCGGAAAAACGCCCACGAACTATACGTGAAAATACAGGTATTGACTAAAGATGTTTTCATGCAAACCACGACTTGTGGCAACAAAACCTGCTACCAGGTGCGGGCGGGCTGGTTTGCCAATCGCCGGCAAGCGATAGAACTTTCCCGAAAACTGAAGCAAAAAGGTTTTGACGCAATCATCATTTCACAGAATCATAATTGA